From Daucus carota subsp. sativus chromosome 6, DH1 v3.0, whole genome shotgun sequence, the proteins below share one genomic window:
- the LOC108226566 gene encoding membrane-associated kinase regulator 5, with protein sequence MEVFSLLKFWRNAAGESTVGDLDVRNRAPESDDETEDFFDLVFTGADCEFTLQQQNKNKKVHNDSDNSKSKQTVQNKHKSPKLQAGEAKSSSIRKILPIETHTKPQSPISLLKSPYRFRVFKFGVKDKTESSPSRTATSKRYTTEEVEVPMNTFLTRDNSLRSKMRCENFEDSSPAYELVRKDSAVHKYMKLIRPFYVKASKIKMFDVSPSATPSSTASVSSPRKFVGEKSGGRAVVFRGLLKNRWASSTVGVVPSPSPVSRRDDSIMQQQDGIQGAILHCKRSFSSSSCSSTRSQECTVLSRSASDSSHQKAINQARVSVEEKRSSI encoded by the exons ATGGAAGTGTTCAGCCTGCTCAAATTCTGGCGAAATGCTGCCGGCGAATCAACCGTCGGCGACTTAGATGTTCGGAATCGAGCTCCGGAGAGCGACGACGAAACCGAAGATTTCTTCGATTTGGTCTTCACCGGAGCCGATTGCGAGTTTACACTACagcaacaaaacaaaaacaaaaaagtcCACAATGACAGCGACaattcaaaatcaaaacaaaccgttcaaaacaaacacaaatcgCCAAAATTACAAGCCGGCGAAGCCAAATCAAGCTCAATTCGAAAGATATTGCCGATCGAAACACATACGAAGCCTCAGTCTCCTATCTCATTGCTGAAAAGTCCGTACAGATTTCGCGTTTTCAAGTTCGGTGTTAAGGATAAAACAGAGTCATCTCCGTCACGTACGGCGACGAGTAAGCGATACACGACGGAGGAAGTTGAGGTTCCGATGAATACATTTTTAACCAGAGACAACAGCTTGAGAAGCAAAATGCGATGCGAGAATTTCGAGGATTCGTCGCCGGCTTATGAATTAGTTAGAAAAGACTCTGCAGTGCATAAGTATATGAAGTTGATCAGGCCTTTTTATGTAAAGGCCTCGAAGATTAAGATGTTTGATGTATCTCCGTCGGCAACGCCGTCATCTACGGCAAGTGTGAGTTCACCGAGAAAGTTTGTTGGCGAGAAAAGCGGAGGTAGAGCGGTTGTGTTTCGCGGTTTGTTGAAAAACCGGTGGGCGTCGTCTACCGTCGGAGTTGTGCCGTCACCGTCGCCGGTGAGTAGACGAGATGATTCGATAATGCAACAACAAGATGGAATCCAAGGCGCGATTCTTCATTGTAAGAGATCGTTTAGTTCGTCTTCGTGTTCATCGACGAGATCGCAAG AATGTACTGTGCTATCGAGATCTGCTAGCGATTCGTCACATCAAAAAGCAATTAATCAGGCACGGGtatcagttgaagaaaagagAAGTagcatttga